One region of Armigeres subalbatus isolate Guangzhou_Male chromosome 3, GZ_Asu_2, whole genome shotgun sequence genomic DNA includes:
- the LOC134222564 gene encoding uncharacterized protein LOC134222564, which yields MARHHQNLSGQLSSSDAQLDATLQRFWEIETIPKQSAHSASEKICEAFYAKTTSIYPSGRYIVRLPRTENPQIELGESELIAERRFLALERRLERDPNIKFAYHQFMDDYERLGHMRRLDEPVDNTKLHCYLPHHPVFKLSSTTTKTRVVFDASCQTTSGSTLNDILLVGPVLQDDLLSLVIRFSSTASS from the coding sequence ATGGCTCGACATCACCAGAATCTGTCGGGTCAACTATCCAGTTCTGACGCCCAACTGGATGCCACTCTACAAAGGTTTTGGGAAATTGAGACGATTCCCAAACAATCCGCACACTCCGCTTCCGAAAAGATTTGTGAAGCATTCTACGCTAAAACCACGTCCATATATCCAAGTGGGCGATACATCGTTCGCCTACCCAGAACAGAAAATCCCCAAATCGAATTGGGAGAGTCAGAGTTGATTGCAGAGCGTCGATTCCTCGCTTTAGAACGCCGTCTAGAGCGAGATCCCAACATCAAGTTCGCTTACCATCAGTTTATGGATGATTACGAACGTCTTGGGCATATGAGACGGCTCGATGAACCGGTTGACAATACCAAGCTGCACTGTTACCTTCCCCACCATCCGGTATTTAAGCTCTCAAGTACCACCACGAAGACTAGGGTAGTGTTTGATGCTTCGTGTCAAACAACGTCAGGCAGCACACTCAATGACATTCTCCTTGTCGGACCGGTCCTTCAAGACGATCTTTTGTCGCTCGTTATTCGATTTTCTTCCACCGCATCGTCCTAA